Proteins from a single region of Carassius gibelio isolate Cgi1373 ecotype wild population from Czech Republic chromosome B15, carGib1.2-hapl.c, whole genome shotgun sequence:
- the LOC127972435 gene encoding nuclear mitotic apparatus protein 1 isoform X1, with amino-acid sequence MKFNMKKARPLLAWMNTMFPEKHVWEFVPMRDGLRLLKICFKLRGSENTEDFKTLSLYKKMEIIFSVLHDDFHLTKRQSSLILQRISGGIDLELQLAKVALLLCYCTFKKGILLPMDSDVESDVTSMFRFVKEDADGLCLEEGLDQFLAQDSFMNVVNSSSGSIRSSPLYTDDESPIVNRSQRPPRVQFQELCTVASSSDGSPVQDVMSTPHFQLKKLRKELAHEGDVRDELEKELTNQICIISEKEGVISQFQHRVERMLREQGELEKDHKAALLELQEKNESLLHRVHEVLKQCQDLKTDNSQKERKIDELTEENGSLTAQVRNVFAQLASAEEEVAKLTLAHESAQTEWKSRKEFLEKELNEAVTHKESMSEQVQILQGKISVLEDELQRAQSQEKGEVLGPIMEWEKLKQELSDLTLKLAQLQDTIFHLEKEKVEVEALLTEERGSFEKETKRLQMVVFDLEQSINSIRLERETLQEALRTQKEMLTTQISALESDVSRLQQVEVELTAEIKISADLRQQREELEGKVASLDKMVHGLHTEIQGLEMERASQQDALNALIVDLQSARATIQDHEKKLEEHQKVVQENESLKKETCTLQQGLDEHLQSIGDLQEQINILRQEKTEEENKVSQASTKIKSLQTQILDLSQQISLKDEEIRNLRSEYDNVGHELRLVKEQNIEINEMIKSNRKEHEDTVKKLQQELDSASSLASEKQEEMLVLSVEVTTLKEQICRYSENEVKKQQELSILEAQHNVLKENMTSIQNQLAEVTAKASQKESELLLLQQELSHQATLKEKALELEAVKGEEFEKKLSELQAKIVEVSTLASQREAQVISLQNEMKDQQLCAKQSEDDLRRELEQKVGTLQGELDTVNRCVVDKDKLLGSLDQKLKDMKGLFHQKEKDVLEMHQAKEELEKRIVGLNVETQQLSECQQNLEILSKERDHLSTEVISLKEEIRGYQDTEVQKQQVISVLEVERNTLKENMAVLEKKLVEETTAASQKNSELHQQESLREKAQEVETAKREELEITVNELQAKILELSTLASEREACVNSLQDQLNAKQSEDDIRKVLEEKVESLQGQLKTASRDVSDKDQLLKTLDQKLKQMDLLCQQKEKDVHQVKEDLEKKIGELVVEKHQLVECQQNLEIVRKERDNLSTEVTSLKDEIRHYQEKEVQKQQEISVLEVERNTLKENLATFKTQVAELTTTASQKESELLLLRKEVCEQDNLKEKSQKLEKDVRELQAKILQASTLASEREAQLNSLKDEINDKQLREKQSEDELCRVLEEKIATLQKRLETSSCDVLDKDHLLQSLEQKLKQVELVCQQKKKEVLEIQHSKEDLEKKIGELLDEKQQKLEEYQQNLEMVRKERETFSTEVLEIKHSKEDLVKRIGELLVEKRGFQEDLEIMRREKDNLSTQVTSLKDEIQSCQNEVQKISVLEEENQELLEQLKTKSEVVEHYKAQVEKAVSHYNSKKQLLVEAQELNKTLEHSLEASKSEVKVLETKLTQACMELNQASTKEKNLSTKVKNLEAQVDFADRQLREQKMMTNDKENMRHRDSLYTRVQEKQQDISTDSLEFEPNDSLNANSHSSILGESSTPLVRSSERLAAKRRALGTESLETLYFTPMGQQDNKRKGYQNNDFEHKLASSITSIGDLVVDSAKKPTASARRRRTTQAINITMAKKTSGCAEGEESFYSLHSAQSQPNLAGQHSRPFSMDLSEENATATLSRADTLQRLPGYRRSTVHNAGLPGATSTFCIGAENEPEHAAEDWMRIAELQWRNQACLPHLKSSYPLESRPSLGPSFTITDEDLRMGDPSETIRRASMMPGQIQESLNNRRFSLVTSSSQSSANSRPQRATMLPGQIQSSTAAHRLTKTSSNLRASENKRSPLAPKRPGSQLQAPDTPEMKKMTSCFPRQMTPKSMFGSSQNKPPKSPAERRQSVMFTVVNTPKNSSRGDSRLQRGLNKLRNSARKSPAVASCALRSAAGAKSPLDSTLRKSPRNKSPKSSNAKKTKIRIKL; translated from the exons ATGAAGTTTAATATGAAAAAGGCGAGACCGCTCTTGGCATGG ATGAACACCATGTTTCCAGAGAAGCATGTCTGGGAGTTCGTTCCCATGAGAGATGGGCTTCGGCTCCTGAAGATCTGCTTCAAACT AAGGGGATCCGAGAACACGGAGGATTTTAAGACTTTATCACTTTACAAGAAAATGGAGATCATTTTCAGTGTCTTGCATG ATGATTTTCACCTCACCAAAAGACAGAGTTCCCTCATCTTACAGAGGATCAGTGGAGGGATTGACCTGGAGCTTCAGCTTGCTAAG GTGGCGCTTTTGCTTTGTTACTGCACTTTTAAGAAGGGCATTCTGCTCCCAATGGATTCAGATGTAGAG tcggACGTTACATCCATGTTTCGTTTTGTAAAAGAGGATGCTGATGGTCTGTGTTTAGAGGAAGGCCTAGATCAGTTTCTAGCCCAAGACT CTTTTATGAACGTTGTGAACTCTAGCAGTGGAAGCATTAGGAGCTCGCCGTTATACACAGATGATGAGTCTCCGATCGTAAACCGGTCCCAACGGCCTCCCAGAGTTCAGTTTCAAGAGCTTTGTACAGTGGCTTCCAGCTCGGACGG CTCTCCAGTGCAGGATGTTATGAGCACGCCGCATTTCCAGCTGAAGAAACTCCGGAAGGAATTGGCACATGAGGGAGACGTGAGAGACGAGCTGGAGAAAGAACTGACCAATCAGATCTGCATCATCTCAGAGAAGG AGGGTGTGATTTCACAGTTTCAGCACCGGGTGGAGCGAATGCTGCGGGAACAAGGAGAGCTGGAGAAGGACCATAAAGCTGCACTTCTGGAGCTCCAGGAGAAGAACGAGAG TCTTCTTCACAGAGTGCATGAGGTTCTAAAGCAATGCCAAGACTTAAAAACAGACAACTcccaaaaagagagaaagattgaTGAACTGACAGAGGAGAATGGATCACTCACTGCACAG GTGCGCAATGTCTTCGCTCAGCTGGCAAGCGCAGAAGAGGAAGTTGCCAAACTCACGCTGGCTCACGAATCTGCACAGACAGAGTGGAAGAGCAGAAAAGAGTTTCTGGAGAAGGAGCTAAATGAGGCCGTCACACACAAG GAGAGTATGAGTGAGCAGGTTCAGATACTTCAGGGAAAGATCTCCGTTCTGGAAGATGAACTTCAGAGAGCTCAATCTCAAGAGAAAGGAGAGGTTTTGGGGCCCATCATGGAG TGGGAGAAGCTTAAACAGGAGTTGTCAGATCTGACTCTTAAACTCGCTCAGCTTCAGGATACGATTTTCCATCTTGAGAAGGAGAAGGTGGAAGTTGAGGCTTTGTTGACTGAGGAGAGAGGCTCTTTTGAAAAGGAAACCAAAAGACTCCAAATGGTGGTGTTCGATCTGGAGCAGTCCATCAATAGCATCCGTTTGGAGAGAGAAACATTGCAGGAGGCTTTACGGACACAGAAGGAAATGCTTACCACACAGATATCAGCTCTGGAAAGTGATGTTTCTCGCCTGCAACAGGTGGAAGTGGAGTTGACAGCAGAGATCAAAATCTCTGCAGACCTTCGCCAACAGAGAGAGGAGCTGGAGGGGAAGGTAGCCTCTTTAGATAAGATGGTTCATGGTTTGCATACTGAGATCCAGGGTTTGGAAATGGAAAGGGCATCACAGCAGGATGCTCTGAATGCCCTTATTGTTGACTTGCAAAGTGCAAGAGCCACAATTCAAGATCATGAGAAGAAGCTGGAAGAGCATCAGAAAGTGGTGCAAGAAAATGAATCTCTGAAAAAGGAAACATGCACATTGCAGCAAGGTCTTGATGAGCATCTGCAGTCCATTGGAGACCTTCAGGAGCAAATAAATATTCTCAGACAGGAGAAAACAGAGGAGGAGAACAAAGTTAGTCAGGCTTCAACCAAAATCAAGAGCCTCCAAACACAAATTCTGGATCTGTCCCAACAGATTTCCCTAAAAGATGAGGAAATCAGAAATCTGAGGAGCGAGTATGACAATGTAGGGCACGAGCTGAGGCTTGTCAAGgaacaaaatattgaaataaatgaaatgatcaaatcAAATCGCAAAGAGCATGAGGACACTGTTAAAAAACTTCAGCAAGAGCTTGACTCTGCTTCTTCACTTGCTTcagaaaaacaagaagaaatgCTGGTTTTGTCAGTGGAGGTAACAACTCTTAAAGAGCAGATCTGTCGTTACAGTGAAAATGAAGTGAAGAAACAGCAAGAATTGTCTATTTTAGAGGCTCAACACAATGTGTTGAAGGAAAACATGACTTCTATTCAAAACCAGTTGGCTGAGGTGACAGCTAAAGCTTCACAGAAGGAATCTGAACTCCTCTTGCTTCAACAGGAGCTTTCCCATCAAGCGACCCTGAAAGAAAAAGCTCTGGAGCTTGAGGCAGTCAAGGGTGAAGAGTTTGAGAAAAAGTTGAGTGAGCTTCAGGCCAAAATTGTAGAAGTCTCCACTCTTGCCTCTCAGAGAGAGGCTCAAGTAATTTCCCTTCAAAATGAGATGAAGGATCAACAATTGTGTGCCAAACAGTCTGAAGATGATCTTCGCAGAGAATTGGAGCAGAAGGTTGGCACACTACAAGGAGAACTGGATACAGTCAATCGTTGTGTTGTGGATAAAGACAAACTGCTGGGCTCTTTGGATCAAAAACTCAAAGACATGAAAGGACTTTTCCATCAAAAAGAGAAAGATGTCCTTGAAATGCATCAGGCAAAGGAGGAACTGGAGAAGAGGATCGTTGGGCTAAATGTTGAGACGCaacagctttctgagtgccagCAGAATCTGGAAATATTAAGCAAGGAAAGAGACCACTTGTCAACTGAAGTGATTTCTCTTAAAGAGGAAATTCGTGGCTACCAGGACACTGAAGTACAGAAGCAACAGGTGATATCTGTTTTAGAAGTTGAACGCAACACGTTAAAGGAGAACATGGCTGTCCTTGAGAAGAAGTTGGTGGAGGAAACAACTGCAGCTTCACAGAAAAATTCTGAACTGCACCAGCAAGAGAGCCTTAGAGAAAAGGCTCAGGAGGTTGAGACTGCCAAGCGTGAGGAACTTGAGATAACGGTTAATGAACTTCAAGCTAAAATCCTAGAGCTCTCCACACTAGCCTCTGAGAGGGAGGCTTGTGTTAATTCTCTTCAAGATCAGTTGAATGCTAAACAGTCTGAAGATGATATCCGTAAGGTGTTAGAAGAGAAAGTTGAATCCCTTCAGGGACAACTGAAAACTGCCAGTCGAGACGTCTCGGACAAAGACCAGCTTCTGAAGACTTTAGATCAGAAGCTGAAGCAAATGGATCTGCTGTGCCAGCAAAAGGAGAAAGATGTCCATCAGGTGAAGGAGGACTTGGAGAAGAAGATTGGCGAGCTTGTTGTTGAGAAACATCAACTGGTAGAGTGCCAGCAGAATTTGGAAATTGTGAGAAAGGAAAGAGACAACCTGTCAACTGAAGTAACCTCACTCAAAGATGAAATCCGACATTATCAGGAAAAAGAAGTGCAGAAGCAACAGGAGATTTCTGTTTTAGAGGTTGAACGTAACACACTAAAGGAGAACCTGGCTACTTTCAAGACACAAGTGGCAGAGTTGACAACCACAGCTTCTCAGAAGGAATCTGAGCTTCTGTTGCTTCGAAAGGAAGTTTGCGAACAAGATAACCTTAAAGAAAAGTCTCAGAAGCTTGAGAAAGATGTAAGAGAACTTCAAGCTAAAATACTACAGGCCTCCACTCTTGCCTCCGAGAGGGAAGCTCAATTAAATTCTCTTAAAGATGAAATAAATGATAAGCAGTTAAGGGAAAAACAGTCTGAAGATGAACTCTGCAGAGTGCTTGAAGAAAAGATTGCAACCCTACAGAAACGACTAGAAACTTCCAGTTGTGACGTCTTAGACAAAGACCATCTTTTGCAGTCCTTGGAGCAGAAGCTGAAACAAGTGGAACTGGTCTGCcaacaaaagaagaaagaagtCCTTGAGATCCAACACTCAAAGGAAGACCTGGAGAAAAAGATTGGTGAGCTACTTGATGAGAAACAACAAAAACTGGAGGAGTACCAGCAGAATTTGGAAATGGTgagaaaggaaagagaaaccttcTCAACTGAAGTCCTTGAGATCAAACACTCAAAGGAAGACCTGGTGAAGAGGATTGGTGAGCTTCTTGTTGAAAAAAGGGGGTTCCAGGAGGATTTGGAAATCATGAGAAGAGAAAAGGACAACCTATCAACACAAGTAACCTCTCTCAAAGATGAAATCCAAAGTTGCCAAAATGAAGTGCAGAAGATTTCTGTTTTAGAGGAGGAGAATCAGGAACTCCTGGAGCAGCTGAAGACAAAGTCAGAAGTAGTAGAGCACTACAAAGCACAG GTGGAGAAGGCTGTGAGTCACTACAACAGTAAAAAGCAACTGCTGGTGGAGGCCCAGGAGTTGAATAAAACTCTCGAGCACTCGTTGGAGGCCAGCAAGAGTGAAGTCAAAGTTCTGGAGACGAAACTGACACAGGCTTGTATGGAACTCAACCAGGCGAGCACCAAGGAGAAAAACCTGTCGACCAAAGTGAAAAACTTGGAAGCACAA GTGGACTTTGCTGACAGGCAACTGCGAGAGCAGAAGATGATGACTAATGACAAAGAGAACATGAGACACCGAGACAGTCTGTACACCAGAGTCCAGGAGAAACAGCAGGACATCAGTACAGACAGCTTGGAGTTTGAGCCGAACGATTCGCTCAACGCTAACAG TCATTCGTCTATCCTGGGTGAATCCAGCACTCCACTGGTACGTAGTTCTGAGCGTTTGGCTGCTAAACGTCGTGCCTTGGGGACTGAATCCCTGGAGACTCTCTATTTCACACCTATGGGTCAACAAGACAACAAGCGTAAAGGGTACCAGAACAACGACTTTGAGCACAAACTAGCGTCCAGCATCACTTCCATTGGCGATCTTGTGGTTGACTCTGCAAAGAAGCCCACTGCTTCGGCTCGCAGGCGTCGTACTACACAGGCTATCAACATCACCATGGCTAAG AAAACATCAGGATGTGCCGAAGGCGAGGAGTCATTTTATAGTCTGCACTCTGCCCAATCTCAGCCCAACTTGGCAGGCCAACATTCACGGCCGTTCTCCATGGACCTCTCAGAGGAAAATGCTACAGCAACTTTATCAAGAGCAGACACCCTTCAGCGTCTTCCCGGTTATCGCAGAAGCACCGTGCACAATGCTGGCCTGCCAGGAG CCACCAGTACGTTCTGTATTGGAGCAGAGAATGAACCTGAACATGCTGCGGAGGACTGGATGCGCATCGCCGAGCTACAGTGGCGAAACCAAGCCTGTCTGCCTCACCTGAAGAGCAGCTACCCGCTGGAGTCCAGG CCCAGCCTGGGACCCTCATTCACTATAACGGATGAGGACCTGCGAATGGGTGACCCGAGTGAGACGATCCGACGTGCGTCCATGATGCCAGGTCAGATCCAGGAGTCCCTGAACAATCGCCGCTTCTCCCTTGTGACAAGTTCGAGCCAGAGCTCTGCCAACTCCAGGCCCCAGCGTGCCACCATGCTTCCGGGTCAGATCCAGTCCAGCACTGCTGCTCACCGGCTCACAAAAACAAGCTCAAACCTACGTGCTTCAGAAAATAAACGCAGCCCGCTGGCTCCCAAACGCCCCGGCTCTCAACTACAAGCCCCAGACACACCTGAG ATGAAGAAGATGACAAGTTGCTTTCCGCGACAAATGACACCTAAAAGCATGTTCGGCAGCAGTCAAAACAAGCCTCCGAAGTCGCCG GCCGAACGAAGGCAATCTGTGATGTTCACGGTTGTAAATACTCCAAAGAACAGCAGTCGTGGTGACAGCAGGCTGCAGCGTGGCCTCAACAAGCTACGAAACAGCGCTCGCAAATCTCCCGCCGTGGCCAGTTGTGCCCTGCGTTCAGCTGCGGGCGCCAAGTCTCCTCTGGACTCCACTCTGAGAAAGTCTCCCCGAAACAAATCCCCCAAATCCTCCAATGCCAAAAAG ACGAAGATCAGGATTAAGCTGTAA